In Streptomyces sp. NBC_01408, one DNA window encodes the following:
- a CDS encoding WD40 repeat domain-containing protein has product MRLLPSPSAVVAVLVLLPSAVLALPPGAALAAEAAGAASFTISDPRIKESSGLAASRIHPGVYWTHNDSDDGPYVYAVDSATGKTVARVTLTGIGKPRDVEAISLGPDGQLYVGDIGDNLDGSWDHVWIYRFQEPKELGDVTVKASQFTVRYADGARNAEALMVHPVTGRVYIASKSEDKGGLYEGPAELSTGGPNVFRRVADLPWVTDGAFSPDGGRLALRGYFFAKTYPWKEGRPQGGGERVDAPWQGQAESVTYAADGSALMFGAEGASSRVLAVPTGPAAAPSAAPPAKPGSVPEAPAPGGPGTPEAPGSFSKGALVLAAALGLGFVAKRLLRRRRAD; this is encoded by the coding sequence ATGCGCCTGCTGCCGTCGCCGTCCGCCGTTGTTGCCGTCCTCGTCCTGCTGCCGAGCGCCGTCCTCGCGCTGCCGCCGGGCGCGGCCCTCGCCGCGGAGGCCGCCGGGGCCGCGTCGTTCACCATCTCCGACCCCCGGATCAAGGAGTCGAGCGGGCTGGCCGCCAGCCGGATCCACCCGGGGGTGTACTGGACCCACAACGACAGCGACGACGGCCCGTACGTGTACGCGGTGGACTCGGCGACGGGGAAGACCGTGGCCCGCGTGACGCTGACGGGGATCGGCAAACCGCGCGACGTCGAGGCGATCTCCCTGGGGCCGGACGGGCAGTTGTACGTCGGTGACATCGGCGACAACCTGGACGGGAGCTGGGACCACGTGTGGATCTACCGGTTCCAGGAGCCGAAGGAACTGGGCGATGTCACCGTCAAGGCCAGCCAGTTCACGGTGCGGTACGCGGACGGGGCGCGGAACGCGGAGGCGCTGATGGTGCATCCGGTGACGGGCCGGGTGTACATCGCGAGCAAGAGCGAGGACAAGGGCGGGCTGTACGAGGGTCCGGCGGAGCTGTCGACGGGCGGGCCGAACGTGTTCCGGCGGGTCGCGGACCTGCCGTGGGTGACGGACGGGGCGTTCTCGCCGGACGGCGGGCGGCTCGCGCTGCGCGGGTACTTCTTCGCGAAGACGTACCCGTGGAAGGAGGGGCGGCCGCAGGGCGGGGGCGAGCGGGTGGACGCGCCGTGGCAGGGGCAGGCGGAGTCGGTGACGTACGCGGCGGACGGCTCGGCGCTGATGTTCGGCGCGGAGGGGGCGTCCAGCCGGGTCCTGGCCGTCCCGACGGGGCCGGCCGCGGCCCCCTCGGCTGCCCCTCCGGCGAAGCCGGGTTCCGTGCCGGAGGCTCCCGCGCCGGGGGGGCCTGGGACGCCGGAGGCGCCGGGCAGCTTCTCCAAGGGCGCGCTGGTCCTGGCGGCCGCGCTTGGCCTGGGCTTCGTGGCGAAGCGGCTCCTGCGGCGGCGCCGGGCGGACTAG
- a CDS encoding MFS transporter, whose protein sequence is MSTGNGADSAPGHTSTPSTAVPAGKNSMFSSLKIRNYRLFATGQVVSNTGTWMQRIAQDWLVLSLTGSASAVGITIALQFLPMLLFGLYGGVLADRLPKRPLLLATQSAMGLTGIALAVLTLAGHVQVWHVYLAAFLLGLVTVVDNPARQTFVPEMVGKDQVANAVSLNSANFQSARLVGPAIAGVLITAVGSGWAFLLNGLSFAAPIAGLLLMRTHELHPVEPQPRAKGQLREGLRYVAGRPELIWPIALVGFIGTFGFNFPIWLSAFVSDVFHGDAGTYGLFNTLIAAGSLAGALLAARRGHSRLRLLVAAAVLFSALLLVTAFAPGFWLFAALLVPIGVFGLTVNVTANSSVQMATDPEMRGRVMALFMMVFTGGTPLGAPLLGWITDTYGARIGMAAGGVISLAASVVIAVVLARVGNLRLSVNRHGVTFVPAVRSRELVPAA, encoded by the coding sequence TTGAGTACGGGAAACGGAGCAGACTCCGCACCCGGCCACACATCCACCCCCTCTACCGCCGTACCCGCGGGCAAGAACTCGATGTTCAGCTCGCTGAAGATACGGAACTACCGGCTCTTCGCGACCGGCCAGGTCGTCTCCAACACGGGCACCTGGATGCAGCGCATCGCCCAGGACTGGCTGGTGCTCTCCCTGACCGGCTCCGCCTCCGCCGTCGGCATCACCATCGCCCTGCAGTTCCTGCCGATGCTGCTGTTCGGGCTCTACGGCGGCGTACTCGCCGACCGGCTGCCCAAGCGGCCCCTGCTGCTCGCCACCCAGAGCGCGATGGGCCTGACCGGCATCGCCCTCGCCGTCCTCACCCTCGCGGGACACGTCCAGGTCTGGCACGTCTACCTCGCCGCCTTCCTGCTCGGCCTCGTCACCGTGGTCGACAACCCGGCCCGGCAGACCTTCGTCCCCGAGATGGTCGGCAAGGACCAGGTGGCCAACGCGGTCAGCCTGAACTCGGCGAACTTCCAGTCCGCGCGGCTGGTCGGCCCGGCGATCGCCGGTGTGCTGATCACCGCCGTCGGCTCCGGCTGGGCCTTCCTGCTGAACGGACTGTCCTTCGCCGCGCCCATCGCGGGCCTGCTGCTGATGCGCACGCACGAGCTGCACCCGGTCGAACCGCAGCCCCGCGCCAAGGGGCAGCTGCGCGAGGGCCTGCGCTACGTCGCGGGCCGCCCGGAGCTGATCTGGCCGATCGCGCTGGTCGGCTTCATCGGCACCTTCGGGTTCAACTTCCCGATCTGGCTGTCGGCCTTCGTCAGCGACGTCTTCCACGGCGACGCGGGCACCTACGGGCTGTTCAACACCCTGATCGCGGCAGGCTCCCTGGCGGGCGCCCTCCTCGCCGCCCGGCGCGGACACTCCCGCCTGCGGCTGCTGGTCGCCGCGGCCGTGCTGTTCTCGGCCCTGCTGCTCGTGACCGCCTTCGCACCCGGCTTCTGGCTGTTCGCCGCGCTGCTCGTACCCATCGGGGTCTTCGGCCTGACGGTCAACGTCACCGCCAACTCCAGCGTCCAGATGGCCACCGACCCCGAGATGCGAGGCCGGGTCATGGCCCTGTTCATGATGGTGTTCACCGGCGGCACCCCGCTGGGGGCCCCGCTGCTGGGCTGGATCACGGACACGTACGGCGCCCGGATCGGCATGGCCGCCGGCGGCGTGATCTCCCTGGCCGCGTCCGTGGTCATCGCGGTGGTCCTGGCGCGCGTCGGGAACCTCCGGCTGAGCGTGAACCGCCACGGCGTCACCTTCGTCCCGGCGGTACGCAGCCGCGAGCTGGTGCCCGCCGCCTGA
- a CDS encoding aldo/keto reductase — MKYTQLGRTGLKVSRLVLGTMNFGPQTDEPTSHGILDAALDAGLNFVDTANVYGWGENKGRTEEIIGTWFARGGGRREKTVLATKVYGSMSREGDTWPNEDRLSALNIRRAVEASLKRLQTDHIDLYQFHHIDRRTPFEEIWQAVDVLIQQGKILYAGSSNFPGYKIAQANETAARRGAVGLVSEQCLYNLAERRAEMEVIPAAQDYGLGVIPWSPLHGGLLGGVIRKEVEGGRRASGRSADALANSTVRAQVQAYEDLLDKHGLEPGEAALAWLLTRPGVTGPIVGPRTAEQLDGALRALELELSEEVLAGLDEIFPGPGPSPEAFAW; from the coding sequence ATGAAGTACACGCAGCTCGGACGCACCGGACTCAAGGTCAGCCGACTTGTACTCGGCACGATGAACTTCGGTCCGCAGACAGACGAACCGACCAGCCACGGAATCCTGGATGCCGCCCTCGACGCGGGTCTGAATTTCGTAGACACGGCCAATGTATACGGGTGGGGTGAGAACAAGGGCCGCACCGAGGAGATCATCGGCACCTGGTTCGCCCGGGGCGGTGGCCGGCGCGAGAAGACCGTCCTCGCCACCAAGGTCTACGGCTCCATGTCTCGCGAGGGCGACACTTGGCCCAACGAGGACCGGCTGTCGGCGCTGAACATCCGCCGGGCCGTCGAGGCCAGCCTCAAGCGGCTCCAGACCGACCACATCGACCTGTACCAGTTCCACCACATCGACCGCCGGACCCCCTTCGAGGAGATCTGGCAGGCCGTCGACGTGCTCATCCAGCAAGGAAAGATCCTCTACGCCGGCTCGTCCAACTTCCCCGGCTACAAGATCGCCCAAGCGAACGAGACCGCCGCGCGGCGGGGCGCGGTCGGGCTGGTCAGCGAGCAGTGCCTCTACAACCTCGCCGAGCGGCGGGCCGAGATGGAGGTCATCCCGGCGGCCCAGGACTACGGCCTCGGGGTCATCCCCTGGTCCCCGCTGCACGGCGGGTTGCTCGGCGGGGTCATCAGGAAGGAGGTCGAGGGCGGCCGCCGCGCCTCGGGGCGGTCCGCGGACGCGCTGGCCAACAGCACGGTACGGGCGCAGGTGCAGGCGTACGAGGACCTGCTCGACAAGCACGGCCTGGAGCCCGGCGAGGCCGCACTGGCCTGGCTGCTCACCCGGCCGGGAGTGACGGGCCCCATCGTCGGCCCGCGTACCGCGGAGCAGCTGGACGGTGCCCTGCGGGCGCTGGAGCTGGAGCTGAGCGAGGAGGTGCTGGCCGGGCTGGACGAGATCTTCCCCGGGCCGGGGCCGTCCCCGGAAGCCTTCGCCTGGTGA
- a CDS encoding MarR family winged helix-turn-helix transcriptional regulator, translating to MHDLSHGDDAAAVNDLRSAVMRLGRRLKHQRVDESLSPTEMSVLGTLARCGQATPGELARREHVQPPSMTRIVALLEAKGLVTLEPHPDDRRQKVVRQTEEAEAMLEESRRKRNAFLAGLAAELTEDEWAKLRAAAPVLEKLAHL from the coding sequence ATGCACGACCTCTCCCATGGTGACGACGCCGCCGCCGTGAACGACCTCCGCTCCGCCGTCATGCGACTGGGCCGGCGCCTGAAGCACCAGCGCGTCGACGAATCGCTGAGCCCGACCGAGATGTCGGTCCTCGGCACCCTCGCCCGGTGCGGCCAGGCCACCCCCGGTGAGCTGGCCCGGCGCGAGCACGTCCAGCCGCCGTCGATGACGCGCATCGTCGCATTGCTGGAGGCCAAGGGACTGGTCACGCTGGAACCGCACCCCGACGACCGCCGCCAGAAGGTGGTCCGCCAGACGGAGGAGGCCGAAGCGATGCTCGAAGAGAGCCGCCGCAAGCGCAACGCCTTCCTGGCCGGGCTCGCGGCCGAGCTGACCGAGGACGAATGGGCCAAGCTGCGCGCAGCGGCGCCCGTCCTGGAGAAGCTCGCCCACCTGTAA
- a CDS encoding GDSL-type esterase/lipase family protein: MRFMFVGDSMTIGRAGDYTWRYRMWQHLSAAPDGPHEIVGPRRELYDTGADAPVSHAYADPGFPEHARRHLAGWGEGWQHMAPLVGPAVRATGAEVLLVSLGLIDLGFYTRADQTAENARRFVAEARAARPDIRMVFLPVIPNIRAEDEEPFAREVARFNELLAKAVADLTTAASPILLAARPDSYDIHHDTYDGTHPNASGEHRLAGEFAAVLHQAWGIGGPYRPERAP, encoded by the coding sequence ATGCGTTTCATGTTCGTCGGCGACTCCATGACCATCGGACGCGCCGGCGACTACACCTGGCGCTACCGGATGTGGCAGCACCTGAGCGCCGCCCCCGACGGCCCCCACGAGATAGTCGGCCCCCGCCGCGAGCTGTACGACACCGGCGCGGACGCGCCCGTCAGCCACGCGTACGCCGACCCGGGCTTCCCGGAGCACGCCCGCCGCCACCTGGCCGGCTGGGGCGAGGGCTGGCAGCACATGGCCCCCCTCGTCGGCCCCGCCGTACGCGCCACCGGCGCCGAGGTCCTGCTGGTCTCCCTCGGCCTGATCGACCTCGGCTTCTACACCCGCGCCGACCAGACCGCCGAGAACGCCCGCCGCTTCGTCGCCGAGGCGCGCGCCGCCCGCCCGGACATCCGGATGGTCTTCCTCCCGGTCATCCCGAACATCCGCGCCGAGGACGAGGAGCCCTTCGCGAGGGAGGTCGCACGGTTCAACGAGCTCCTGGCGAAGGCGGTCGCCGACCTGACCACGGCCGCCTCGCCGATCCTGCTGGCCGCGCGCCCGGACTCGTACGACATCCACCACGACACCTACGACGGCACCCACCCGAACGCCTCCGGCGAGCACCGGCTGGCGGGGGAGTTCGCGGCGGTGCTCCACCAGGCCTGGGGCATCGGCGGCCCCTACCGTCCGGAGCGGGCGCCGTAA
- a CDS encoding lipopolysaccharide biosynthesis protein, translating into MNTADAAATVKRSPLARLSDTLPPGTLLVIGGTVVLGAASYVHLMAAGHSLDTEGMASLSVLWTILMSVGIGLFFPVEQELTRIVAAHRVGGHGVSGVLRRVTVLTVAMSALLLAGMAIAARPLADTFFYGRVDMVVALGVAFVALAASNVTRGVLAGLGRFAPFGWQLGIDGVLRIGLAVGFALAGVRSPLAFALILVIAPLVAVLVTLRPVRQGLGPGPADTWTGLLGGLGPLIASTLLSQVVVNAAVVSTKLLAPAEGALVAGLLNAIVLARVPLFVFGSLQASLLSGLSAAAAAGDRAGFSKLLGRTCLVVTALGVAGGVPATLLGPWLIQVLFKAEDGLGQAVFFWISAGTLFYMLAMVLGQALMVLRKHSLQLLGWAVATLVLLGVTLLPGEVATRVSLAYTLAALTAVLGMAASLWLTFPRGPAVADSAGEASRSTLVDSA; encoded by the coding sequence GTGAACACGGCGGATGCCGCGGCGACCGTGAAGAGGTCGCCGCTGGCCAGACTGTCCGACACCCTGCCGCCGGGCACCCTGCTGGTGATCGGCGGCACGGTCGTGCTCGGCGCCGCCTCGTACGTCCACCTCATGGCGGCGGGCCACAGCCTCGACACCGAAGGCATGGCCTCGCTGTCCGTGCTGTGGACGATCCTCATGTCGGTGGGCATCGGCCTGTTCTTCCCCGTGGAACAGGAGCTCACCCGGATCGTCGCCGCCCACCGGGTCGGCGGCCACGGCGTCTCCGGCGTGCTGCGCCGTGTGACGGTCCTCACCGTCGCCATGTCGGCCCTGCTGCTGGCGGGCATGGCGATCGCGGCCCGCCCGCTCGCCGACACCTTCTTCTACGGCCGCGTCGACATGGTCGTGGCGCTGGGTGTGGCCTTCGTCGCCCTGGCCGCGAGCAACGTGACCCGCGGGGTGCTGGCCGGCCTCGGCCGCTTCGCGCCCTTCGGCTGGCAGCTGGGCATCGACGGCGTCCTGCGCATCGGCCTCGCCGTGGGCTTCGCCCTGGCGGGCGTCCGTTCCCCGCTGGCCTTCGCGCTGATCCTCGTCATCGCCCCGCTCGTCGCGGTCCTGGTCACCCTGCGCCCCGTACGGCAGGGGCTCGGGCCCGGCCCGGCCGACACCTGGACGGGGCTGCTCGGCGGCCTCGGCCCGCTGATCGCCTCGACGCTGCTCTCCCAGGTCGTCGTCAACGCCGCCGTCGTCAGCACCAAGCTGCTGGCCCCCGCCGAGGGTGCGCTCGTCGCCGGTCTGCTGAACGCCATCGTGCTGGCCCGCGTACCGCTCTTCGTCTTCGGCTCGCTCCAGGCCTCGCTGCTGTCCGGGCTGTCCGCGGCCGCCGCGGCCGGCGACCGGGCGGGCTTCTCCAAGCTCCTCGGCCGGACCTGCCTGGTGGTCACCGCGCTCGGCGTCGCCGGCGGCGTGCCCGCCACCCTGCTCGGCCCCTGGCTGATCCAGGTGCTGTTCAAGGCCGAGGACGGGCTGGGCCAGGCGGTGTTCTTCTGGATCTCCGCCGGCACCCTCTTCTACATGCTGGCCATGGTGCTCGGCCAGGCCCTGATGGTCCTGCGCAAGCACAGCCTCCAACTGCTCGGCTGGGCCGTGGCCACCCTGGTCCTGCTCGGCGTGACCCTGCTGCCCGGCGAGGTCGCCACCCGCGTGTCCCTCGCCTACACCCTCGCCGCACTCACGGCGGTCCTCGGCATGGCGGCGTCCCTGTGGCTGACCTTCCCCCGCGGACCCGCTGTCGCGGACTCTGCGGGCGAAGCCTCCCGGTCCACCCTGGTGGACTCGGCCTGA
- a CDS encoding NCS2 family permease, with the protein MSTPAPAPTPTAAAPEPAPRAASAVDRYFKISERGSTVAREVRGGLATFFAMAYIIVLNPIILGSAKDMYGHQLDGGQLVTATVLTAAFSTLLMGVIGNVPIALAAGLGVNTVVALQLAPRMSWADAMGMVVLAGFVVMLLVATGLRERVMNAVPLGLRKGIAIGIGLFIMLIGLVDSGFVSRIPDAAHTTVPLQLGGNGHLEGWPVLIFVIGVLLTLALLIRKTPGAILISIVVMTVVAVVVQLVAGLPGEAWGLTVPEWPGNPVAAPDFGLVGQVSLFGGFEKVGMLTGALFVFTVLLSCFFDAMGTILGVGDEAKLIDKKTGEFPGINKVLLVDGLAVASGGATSSSATTCFVESTAGVGEGARTGLANVVTGGLFAVALFLTPLATMVPSQAATPALVAVGFLILAGSVKDIDWSDFTIAVPAFLAMVTMPFTYSITNGIGIGFVSFCALRAATGRGREVPAAMYVVSAVFVFYYAMPALGLT; encoded by the coding sequence ATGAGCACCCCGGCCCCCGCCCCCACCCCCACCGCAGCGGCCCCGGAGCCCGCCCCCCGCGCAGCCTCCGCGGTGGACCGCTACTTCAAGATCTCCGAGCGCGGATCCACCGTGGCCCGCGAGGTCCGCGGCGGGCTGGCGACCTTCTTCGCGATGGCGTACATCATCGTGCTGAACCCGATCATCCTGGGCAGCGCGAAGGACATGTACGGGCACCAGCTCGACGGCGGCCAGCTCGTCACCGCCACCGTCCTGACGGCCGCCTTCTCCACCCTCCTCATGGGTGTCATCGGCAACGTCCCGATCGCGCTGGCCGCCGGCCTCGGCGTCAACACCGTCGTCGCCCTCCAGCTCGCCCCGCGCATGAGCTGGGCCGACGCCATGGGCATGGTGGTCCTGGCCGGCTTCGTGGTGATGCTGCTCGTCGCCACCGGCCTGCGCGAGCGCGTCATGAACGCCGTCCCGCTGGGCCTGCGCAAGGGCATCGCGATCGGCATCGGCCTGTTCATCATGCTGATCGGCCTGGTCGACTCGGGCTTCGTCTCCCGCATCCCGGACGCCGCGCACACCACGGTCCCGCTCCAGCTCGGCGGCAACGGCCACCTGGAGGGCTGGCCGGTCCTGATCTTCGTGATCGGCGTGCTGCTCACCCTCGCCCTGCTGATCCGCAAGACGCCGGGCGCGATCCTGATCTCGATCGTGGTCATGACCGTCGTCGCGGTCGTCGTCCAGCTGGTCGCCGGGCTCCCGGGCGAGGCCTGGGGCCTGACCGTGCCCGAGTGGCCGGGCAACCCGGTCGCCGCGCCCGACTTCGGGCTCGTCGGACAGGTCAGCCTGTTCGGCGGCTTCGAGAAGGTCGGGATGCTGACCGGCGCCCTCTTCGTCTTCACGGTGCTGCTGTCCTGCTTCTTCGACGCGATGGGCACCATCCTCGGCGTCGGCGACGAGGCCAAGCTGATCGACAAGAAGACCGGCGAGTTCCCCGGCATCAACAAGGTCCTGCTCGTCGACGGCCTGGCCGTCGCCTCGGGCGGCGCGACCTCCTCCTCGGCCACCACCTGCTTCGTGGAGTCCACGGCCGGGGTCGGCGAGGGTGCCCGTACCGGGCTGGCGAACGTCGTGACGGGCGGCCTCTTCGCCGTGGCGCTCTTCCTCACCCCGCTCGCCACCATGGTCCCGTCCCAGGCGGCCACCCCGGCGCTCGTGGCGGTCGGCTTCCTGATCCTGGCGGGCTCGGTCAAGGACATCGACTGGAGCGACTTCACCATCGCCGTCCCGGCCTTCCTGGCCATGGTGACGATGCCCTTCACCTACTCGATCACCAACGGCATCGGCATCGGCTTCGTGAGCTTCTGCGCGCTGCGCGCCGCGACCGGCCGGGGCCGCGAGGTCCCGGCGGCCATGTACGTGGTGTCGGCGGTGTTCGTCTTCTACTACGCGATGCCGGCTCTCGGCCTCACGTAA
- a CDS encoding recombinase family protein, which yields MVRLSKISDETTSPERQRRSIQRWADQEGHIVVGWVEDIDVSGGVEPWKRPDFSKWLPSTIGKEVSSIEHRIALDESRADEYDIICALKLDRLSRRVLHVHTLLEWCEKHGKEVATVEDGINLNTQMGKLLFSLIASFAEGELEAIKARAKSSYNHLVKEGRWRGGRIPYGYRAEKQDTGDGWRLVPDDYGTDTAGTLREIIRRLIEGESANSIAQWLNEDPTKTPVSLDAQLIRNGKPPKGGRWTAANTAKAVRSLNVLGQMEVTEEVVIDGQKTKRTRVVRDAEGHPLQRAEPLITQEEWELANKKLDENTSKRNGNRKGGSPMLRVAFCTCGEPAYLGPGRNWPYYRCASRTTHKPCPTGSKGIAAHVLEGAVEEVFLRAAGNVEIVRKVFRPGVDFTRDIEEVNRSLAELREDREAGLYSSELGKQEYRETYKRLDARREQLLAQPTRPDTWEEMPTGETYRERWSKLSTQHEKGKELRAAGIKAVIHAEKLPPMTAVQAISPEGHDGMWQEAKDRVQVLIPMDFQRRVRDLSAVHSEN from the coding sequence GTGGTCCGCCTGTCAAAGATCTCGGACGAGACCACATCGCCGGAGCGCCAGCGCCGATCGATTCAACGATGGGCCGACCAGGAAGGACACATCGTCGTCGGGTGGGTCGAGGACATCGATGTATCCGGCGGTGTCGAGCCGTGGAAGCGCCCTGACTTCAGCAAGTGGCTGCCGTCCACCATCGGCAAGGAGGTCAGCTCGATCGAGCACCGGATCGCACTGGACGAGTCCCGGGCCGACGAGTACGACATCATCTGCGCACTGAAGCTCGACCGCCTCTCGCGGCGTGTGCTCCACGTGCACACGCTCCTTGAGTGGTGCGAGAAGCACGGCAAGGAGGTCGCCACCGTCGAGGACGGGATCAACCTGAACACACAGATGGGCAAGCTGCTGTTCAGCCTGATCGCGTCCTTCGCAGAAGGCGAGCTCGAAGCCATCAAGGCCCGGGCGAAGTCCTCGTACAACCACCTGGTGAAGGAGGGGCGTTGGCGCGGGGGCCGGATTCCGTATGGCTACCGGGCGGAGAAGCAGGACACGGGTGACGGCTGGCGGTTGGTCCCGGACGACTACGGAACGGACACCGCCGGGACGCTGCGCGAGATCATCCGCCGGCTTATCGAAGGCGAGTCGGCGAACAGCATCGCCCAGTGGCTCAACGAGGACCCGACCAAGACCCCGGTATCGCTCGATGCCCAGCTGATCAGGAATGGCAAGCCGCCGAAGGGCGGCCGATGGACCGCCGCGAACACGGCAAAAGCGGTGCGCTCCCTGAACGTTCTCGGCCAGATGGAGGTGACGGAGGAGGTTGTCATCGACGGCCAGAAGACGAAGCGAACCCGCGTCGTCCGTGACGCGGAGGGCCACCCTCTCCAGCGCGCGGAGCCTCTGATCACTCAGGAGGAGTGGGAACTGGCAAACAAGAAGCTGGACGAGAACACCAGCAAGCGCAACGGCAACCGCAAGGGCGGCTCCCCGATGCTCAGGGTCGCTTTCTGTACCTGCGGAGAACCGGCGTACCTCGGCCCGGGGCGGAATTGGCCGTACTACCGGTGTGCCTCGCGGACCACGCACAAGCCGTGTCCCACGGGCAGCAAGGGCATCGCGGCCCATGTCCTCGAGGGGGCTGTGGAGGAAGTCTTCCTGCGCGCAGCTGGCAACGTCGAGATCGTGCGGAAGGTCTTCCGCCCTGGCGTCGACTTCACGCGGGACATCGAAGAGGTCAACCGATCTCTGGCCGAACTTCGGGAGGACCGCGAAGCCGGTCTCTACTCCAGTGAGCTCGGCAAGCAGGAGTACCGGGAGACGTACAAGCGGCTGGACGCACGACGCGAACAGCTCCTGGCTCAGCCCACCCGCCCGGACACGTGGGAAGAGATGCCGACGGGCGAGACCTACCGGGAACGCTGGTCGAAGCTGTCGACCCAACACGAGAAGGGCAAGGAACTCAGAGCCGCTGGAATCAAGGCGGTCATCCACGCCGAGAAGCTGCCGCCTATGACCGCTGTGCAAGCCATCTCCCCGGAGGGGCACGACGGCATGTGGCAGGAGGCGAAGGACCGAGTGCAGGTACTGATCCCGATGGACTTCCAGCGCCGCGTCCGCGACCTGTCAGCGGTGCACAGCGAGAACTGA
- the thpR gene encoding RNA 2',3'-cyclic phosphodiesterase, translating to MRLFAAVLPPEAALAELAAAVRPLRDDHLRWTAEAGWHFTLAFMGEVRDEVLPDLHARLARAATRTAPFALRLHGAGHFGDSALWTGAAGDLGAMRLLAERADAAARRAGVPMDQHRRYTPHLTLARSRDGADLRPYLEGLGSYEGTSWQVTELSLVRSNLPVSGVPGEQPRYETVGAWPLEG from the coding sequence ATGAGACTGTTCGCAGCAGTGCTGCCGCCCGAGGCCGCCCTCGCCGAGCTGGCCGCGGCCGTACGCCCGCTGCGCGACGACCACCTGCGCTGGACCGCGGAAGCGGGCTGGCACTTCACCCTCGCCTTCATGGGCGAGGTACGCGACGAGGTGCTCCCCGACCTGCACGCCCGCCTCGCCCGCGCAGCGACCCGCACCGCGCCCTTCGCGCTGCGGCTGCACGGCGCCGGGCACTTCGGCGACAGCGCGCTGTGGACGGGCGCGGCCGGGGACCTCGGCGCGATGCGGCTGCTGGCCGAACGGGCCGACGCCGCCGCCCGGCGGGCCGGCGTACCCATGGACCAGCACCGCCGCTACACCCCGCACCTGACCCTGGCCCGCAGCCGCGACGGCGCGGACCTGCGCCCGTACCTGGAGGGCCTCGGCTCCTACGAGGGCACCTCCTGGCAGGTCACCGAGCTCAGCCTGGTCCGCAGCAACCTGCCCGTGAGCGGGGTCCCCGGGGAGCAGCCGCGCTACGAGACCGTCGGGGCCTGGCCGCTGGAGGGCTGA
- a CDS encoding aldo/keto reductase translates to MFGTANVYGWGANKGRTEEILYAGSSNFPGWKIAQANETAARHGRLGLVSEQCLYNLAERRAEMEVIPAAEAYGLGVIPWSPLHGGLLGGAIRKSAESGRTASGRSADALSNSTVRAQVQAYEDLLDKHGLEPGEVALAWLLTRPGVTGPIVGPRTPEQLASALRAVELELSEEVLAGLDEVFPGPGPSPEAFAW, encoded by the coding sequence TTGTTTGGTACCGCCAACGTGTACGGCTGGGGCGCGAACAAGGGCCGCACCGAGGAGATCCTCTACGCGGGCTCCTCCAACTTCCCCGGCTGGAAGATCGCCCAGGCCAACGAGACCGCGGCCCGCCACGGCCGGCTCGGTCTGGTCAGCGAGCAGTGCCTCTACAACCTCGCCGAGCGGCGCGCGGAGATGGAGGTCATCCCGGCCGCCGAGGCGTACGGGCTCGGGGTCATCCCGTGGTCCCCGCTGCACGGGGGCCTGCTGGGCGGCGCCATCCGCAAGTCCGCGGAATCGGGGCGCACGGCGAGCGGGCGCTCGGCGGACGCGCTGTCCAACAGCACGGTACGGGCGCAGGTGCAGGCGTACGAGGACCTGCTGGACAAGCACGGGCTGGAGCCGGGCGAGGTGGCGCTGGCCTGGCTGCTGACGCGTCCCGGTGTCACGGGGCCGATCGTCGGCCCGCGTACCCCGGAGCAGCTGGCCTCGGCGCTGCGGGCGGTGGAGCTGGAGCTGAGTGAGGAGGTGCTGGCCGGGCTGGACGAGGTCTTCCCCGGGCCGGGGCCCTCGCCGGAGGCGTTCGCCTGGTAG